Proteins from one Vicinamibacterales bacterium genomic window:
- a CDS encoding cupin domain-containing protein: MTHPSVIRPAEHAVYSADKMGKATIFESPRLLVGLNAFEPGQAHALHAHAGQDKVYHVLEGEGLFLLEGRALAMTAGDLLVAPEGVPHGVQNTGGQRLLVLAVLAPSPARPKA; encoded by the coding sequence GTGACACATCCGTCCGTCATCCGCCCCGCCGAGCATGCCGTCTACTCCGCCGACAAGATGGGTAAGGCGACGATCTTCGAGTCGCCGCGGCTCCTCGTCGGGCTTAACGCGTTCGAGCCCGGGCAGGCCCACGCGCTGCACGCGCATGCCGGGCAAGACAAGGTCTACCACGTGCTCGAAGGCGAGGGGCTCTTCCTGCTCGAGGGCCGGGCGTTGGCGATGACAGCCGGCGACCTGCTCGTCGCGCCCGAGGGCGTGCCGCACGGCGTGCAAAACACGGGCGGCCAGCGGCTGCTGGTGCTGGCCGTGTTGGCGCCGTCGCCCGCCCGGCCGAAGGCGTAA
- a CDS encoding methyltransferase domain-containing protein, with protein sequence MTEWNAASYHKVSGPQTSWGQKVLARLSVRGDERAIDAGCGSGRLTGELMERLPDGRLIAIDRSWNMLMTARANLRPIYGPRVSFVQVSLPALPFANWADLVFSTATFHWIRDHQSLFENIGLALRPGGHLMAQCGGGPNLARAHALAEHLMHADPFARYFGDWPGVWEFANAETTAGRLHRAGFVDIETSLEEAPTTLATEADYREFVTTVIYHPHLERLPDPALKQAFIDRVTELSAREDPPFTLDYWRLNINARRPL encoded by the coding sequence GTGACGGAGTGGAATGCGGCGTCGTACCACAAGGTGTCCGGGCCTCAGACCAGTTGGGGACAAAAAGTGCTGGCGCGTCTCTCGGTCAGGGGTGACGAACGCGCCATTGATGCCGGCTGCGGCAGCGGCCGGCTGACCGGTGAGCTGATGGAGCGGCTGCCCGATGGCCGTCTCATCGCCATCGACCGGTCGTGGAACATGCTGATGACGGCGCGGGCCAACCTGCGGCCGATCTACGGCCCCCGGGTGTCGTTCGTGCAGGTGTCGCTGCCGGCGCTGCCGTTCGCGAACTGGGCCGACCTGGTGTTCAGCACGGCGACGTTTCACTGGATCAGGGACCACCAGTCGCTGTTCGAGAACATCGGCCTCGCGTTGCGGCCGGGCGGGCACTTGATGGCGCAATGCGGCGGCGGCCCGAACCTGGCGCGCGCACATGCCCTGGCCGAACACCTGATGCACGCCGATCCGTTTGCGCGGTACTTCGGCGACTGGCCCGGCGTGTGGGAGTTTGCCAACGCCGAGACCACGGCCGGGCGGCTGCATCGCGCCGGTTTCGTCGACATCGAGACCAGCCTCGAGGAAGCGCCGACGACATTGGCGACCGAGGCGGACTACCGGGAGTTCGTCACCACTGTGATCTACCACCCACATCTGGAGCGGCTGCCCGACCCGGCGCTCAAGCAGGCGTTCATCGACCGCGTCACCGAACTGTCGGCGCGCGAAGACCCACCGTTCACCCTCGACTATTGGCGCCTCAACATCAACGCGCGAAGGCCGCTGTGA
- a CDS encoding serine hydrolase domain-containing protein, with product MKWLRSVVMALGAGAVLAAQTATDPWPRTVDEFRAAVERVLADTGVPGAGLALVRQSGVEWAGGVGLADRERRTPVTADTHFRAGSVSKTFIALALVQLSEDGDVDLDTPVAEIASEVPINNPWEAGDPVRVIHLLQHTAGFDDMHFNEVYNLQDPPDLPLLEVLRRNPRSRNVRWRPGTHVSYSNPGFAVAGYLVEKITGKPYEDFVAERTFQPIGMTTSSFRLTKQDEALLAKGYRGPAGPPVAYSQIYLRPAGNLHTSPLEMGKFVHVLLNWGETAEQLVIDPEYLSNMEHPRSSLASEAGLRVGYGSAIAASSTEGFPMLGHGGGIDGFSSRYAYSAARDAGYVVLLNSTHSPQAMQRISRLAVRYLKADVEPPARPQVTVAAETLKRYEGYYHGANPRNQAIAFLEWLLSGGTVAATPNGLRVNPVFGRPEDLVPVSENLFRTGADAEPTRVFTTDEFGTMVLTGGFVYSERRPRWPVELVRWPVLVSYALAQTPLLVLIAWAFHARRARPSGFWWLKGVLCLGGAACLLPVIGVMNVSDVTLGMRSVWTGAMFVGTVLQPTAAMLSVLFTVDAWRRGAGPWLRAYALIVSLCACIVSTYLSYWGMIAFRPWAF from the coding sequence ATGAAATGGCTCCGGTCGGTGGTGATGGCGCTGGGCGCGGGCGCCGTGCTGGCCGCGCAGACGGCGACCGACCCCTGGCCCAGGACGGTGGATGAATTCCGCGCCGCGGTGGAAAGGGTCCTGGCCGACACCGGCGTGCCCGGCGCCGGCCTCGCGCTCGTGCGCCAGTCGGGCGTCGAGTGGGCCGGCGGCGTCGGGCTCGCCGATCGCGAACGCCGCACGCCGGTCACCGCCGACACCCATTTCCGCGCCGGCTCGGTCAGCAAGACCTTCATCGCCCTGGCGCTCGTGCAGTTGTCCGAAGACGGCGACGTGGACCTCGACACCCCCGTCGCGGAGATCGCGTCGGAGGTGCCGATCAACAACCCGTGGGAGGCCGGCGACCCGGTGCGCGTGATTCACCTGCTGCAGCACACCGCCGGGTTCGACGACATGCACTTCAACGAGGTCTACAACCTGCAGGACCCACCGGACCTGCCGCTGCTCGAGGTCTTGCGCCGGAACCCGCGATCGCGCAACGTGCGCTGGCGGCCAGGGACGCACGTGTCGTACTCCAACCCGGGCTTCGCCGTCGCCGGTTACCTGGTCGAGAAGATCACCGGCAAGCCGTACGAAGACTTCGTGGCCGAGCGCACGTTCCAGCCGATCGGCATGACCACGAGCAGCTTTCGACTGACGAAGCAAGACGAGGCGCTGCTGGCGAAGGGCTATCGCGGCCCGGCTGGACCGCCGGTGGCCTACTCGCAGATCTACCTGCGGCCGGCCGGCAACCTTCACACCTCGCCGCTGGAGATGGGCAAGTTCGTCCACGTGCTGCTCAACTGGGGCGAGACGGCGGAGCAACTCGTGATCGACCCGGAGTACCTCAGCAACATGGAGCATCCGCGCAGTTCGCTGGCATCGGAGGCGGGGCTCCGGGTCGGCTACGGCTCGGCCATCGCCGCGTCATCGACCGAGGGCTTTCCGATGCTCGGCCACGGCGGCGGCATCGACGGCTTCTCGTCGCGCTATGCCTACTCGGCCGCGCGTGACGCCGGCTACGTCGTGCTGCTCAACTCGACCCACTCGCCCCAGGCCATGCAACGCATCTCGCGCCTCGCCGTGCGATACCTCAAGGCCGACGTCGAGCCTCCCGCAAGACCACAGGTCACGGTGGCGGCGGAAACGTTGAAGCGGTACGAGGGTTACTACCACGGCGCCAACCCGCGCAATCAGGCCATCGCCTTTCTCGAGTGGCTGCTGAGCGGCGGCACGGTGGCGGCGACGCCGAACGGACTCCGCGTCAACCCGGTGTTCGGACGGCCGGAAGACCTGGTCCCGGTTTCGGAGAACCTGTTCAGGACCGGCGCCGATGCCGAACCGACGCGCGTGTTCACCACCGACGAGTTCGGGACGATGGTGTTGACGGGCGGCTTCGTGTATTCCGAGCGGCGGCCGCGATGGCCGGTGGAGCTGGTGCGCTGGCCGGTGCTCGTCTCGTACGCGCTCGCCCAGACGCCCCTCCTGGTGTTGATCGCGTGGGCCTTTCACGCCAGGCGCGCGCGCCCGTCCGGCTTCTGGTGGTTGAAAGGCGTCCTGTGCCTCGGTGGCGCCGCCTGTCTGCTGCCGGTGATCGGCGTCATGAACGTGAGCGACGTGACGCTCGGCATGCGTAGCGTGTGGACCGGCGCGATGTTCGTCGGCACCGTGTTGCAGCCAACCGCGGCGATGCTGTCGGTGCTCTTCACGGTCGATGCGTGGCGGCGCGGCGCGGGCCCCTGGCTCCGCGCCTACGCCCTCATCGTCTCGCTGTGCGCATGCATCGTGTCGACGTACCTGTCGTACTGGGGCATGATCGCATTCCGCCCATGGGCGTTCTAA
- a CDS encoding HD domain-containing phosphohydrolase: MFVELKRSLVLKTAVLFAVAALVPFVLAALLLFRSARNTLYDEVVRGLDARVELMRDKLDNRLVTLRGNAVAWAGLEVMTDLLADDLDKRITVALEGLKRDYALDGDIYALTPSGVVVAASAPGAIGRTLAGPLSTPAPGEVVPVALRVSPFDGQRVVGFALPITSRAVEGRAIGVLLIEYHVQDLVRTVLAGTVPTAAVVDEDGVVVAATDFWAPELEHTPAGVREAGPFIVAAARQLGGGEFHGFGWTVIGAAERDVVLAPVTRVERVSLLAGIAGITLVVVLVAAAAARAVRPLKDVSRAANIISQTMDLSNKVPPQGDDEIGQMATSFNRMVDEVNRHVAMLLEANVEMLEVLGSAIAKRDSDTSVHNYRVTLLALAMAEAAGLDRVRLQALVKGSFLHDVGKIGISDAILLKPGRLDQAEFETMKTHVLHGTDIVSRYAWLGDALDIVRHHHERVDGRGYPDGLSGAQIPVSARIFAIADVFDALTSERPYKKALSFDEAMGIMAADRGTHFDPDLFDLFAGLAPALYARVSRASTDDLVEELRRKMRRYFFAGAGEPGPTAPERPAAP; encoded by the coding sequence ATGTTCGTCGAGCTCAAGCGCAGCCTCGTCCTCAAGACCGCGGTGCTCTTCGCGGTGGCCGCGCTCGTGCCGTTCGTGCTGGCAGCGTTGCTGCTGTTCCGGAGCGCCCGTAACACCTTGTACGACGAAGTGGTTCGCGGCCTGGACGCGCGCGTCGAGCTGATGCGCGACAAACTCGACAACCGCCTGGTCACGCTTCGGGGCAATGCCGTGGCGTGGGCCGGCCTCGAGGTGATGACCGACCTGCTGGCCGACGACCTCGACAAGCGCATCACCGTGGCCCTCGAAGGTCTCAAGCGGGACTACGCGCTTGATGGGGACATCTACGCCCTCACGCCGTCCGGCGTCGTCGTGGCGGCCAGCGCCCCTGGCGCCATCGGCCGCACCCTGGCCGGGCCACTGTCGACTCCGGCGCCCGGAGAAGTGGTGCCGGTGGCGTTGCGGGTGTCGCCATTCGACGGCCAGCGGGTCGTCGGCTTTGCGCTGCCGATTACGTCGCGCGCCGTCGAGGGACGTGCCATCGGCGTCCTGCTGATCGAGTACCACGTCCAGGACCTGGTGCGGACGGTGCTGGCGGGCACTGTTCCGACCGCCGCGGTGGTGGATGAGGACGGCGTCGTCGTCGCGGCCACCGATTTCTGGGCGCCGGAACTCGAGCACACGCCGGCCGGCGTGCGCGAGGCCGGCCCGTTCATCGTCGCGGCGGCCAGGCAGCTTGGCGGCGGCGAGTTTCACGGCTTCGGCTGGACGGTGATCGGCGCGGCCGAGCGTGATGTGGTGCTCGCGCCGGTGACGCGCGTCGAGCGCGTCAGCCTGTTGGCGGGCATTGCCGGCATCACCCTGGTGGTGGTGCTGGTGGCGGCGGCGGCGGCCCGGGCCGTGCGGCCGCTGAAGGATGTCTCGCGGGCCGCCAACATCATTAGCCAGACCATGGACCTGTCGAACAAGGTCCCGCCGCAGGGCGACGACGAGATCGGGCAGATGGCGACCTCGTTCAACCGCATGGTGGACGAGGTCAACCGTCACGTGGCGATGCTGCTTGAAGCCAACGTCGAGATGCTCGAAGTGCTGGGCAGCGCCATCGCCAAGCGCGACAGCGACACCAGCGTGCACAACTATCGCGTCACCCTGCTCGCGCTGGCCATGGCCGAGGCCGCCGGCCTGGATCGCGTGCGGCTGCAGGCGCTCGTCAAGGGCTCGTTTCTCCACGATGTCGGCAAGATCGGCATCAGCGACGCCATCCTGCTCAAGCCCGGCCGTCTCGACCAGGCCGAGTTCGAGACCATGAAGACGCACGTGCTGCATGGCACCGACATCGTCAGCCGTTACGCGTGGCTCGGCGACGCGCTCGACATTGTCCGGCACCATCACGAACGGGTGGACGGCCGCGGCTACCCCGATGGCCTCTCGGGCGCGCAGATCCCGGTGAGCGCCCGGATCTTCGCCATCGCCGACGTCTTCGATGCGCTCACGTCGGAGCGACCCTACAAGAAGGCGCTGTCGTTCGACGAGGCCATGGGCATCATGGCCGCCGACCGCGGCACGCACTTCGATCCGGACCTGTTCGACTTGTTCGCCGGCCTGGCGCCGGCGCTCTACGCGCGGGTGTCGCGCGCGTCAACGGACGACCTGGTTGAGGAGTTGCGGCGAAAGATGCGCCGGTATTTCTTCGCCGGCGCCGGCGAGCCCGGCCCTACGGCCCCTGAACGACCAGCAGCACCATGA
- a CDS encoding porin produces MHRPPVVAAFVLALIGLVAPRPAAAQSPPDSPPQGYTLGSGLRLGDSGMRLGGYITIDFENPSNERATLTFDDASLFVFGDIGPRLRFFMEAEETQFWQIDSAGRVEATNNSDLERLYVDYLHGDAFKVRAGKFLTPVGTWNEIHPDPLTWTVSRPVASYATFPAFTTGVQAFGTWATADRDVDYNVFVQHNASIDRSTGDRRTERMVGGRVRLRQGRVEVGVPAVRYTERDTGDVVTFSGADLVARTGRLELRGEATAGRVRSIDGDARAEYAAYLQGVVALTDRLFVVGRQERAHSRDELTYTATSAGLLFRPLPAMSFKLEFQGRSGRLLTTDAPKGNQLLASFGVLF; encoded by the coding sequence ATGCACCGACCCCCAGTCGTCGCGGCGTTTGTCCTCGCCCTGATCGGCCTCGTCGCGCCGCGGCCGGCGGCAGCGCAGTCGCCGCCTGATTCGCCACCGCAAGGCTACACCCTCGGCAGCGGCCTGCGGCTGGGCGACTCCGGCATGCGGCTGGGCGGCTACATCACCATCGACTTCGAAAACCCGTCGAACGAGCGCGCGACGCTCACCTTCGACGACGCGAGCCTGTTCGTGTTCGGCGATATTGGTCCCCGGTTGCGCTTCTTCATGGAGGCGGAGGAAACCCAATTCTGGCAAATCGACAGCGCCGGGCGAGTCGAGGCCACCAACAACAGCGACCTCGAGCGCCTCTACGTTGACTACCTGCACGGCGACGCCTTCAAGGTCAGGGCCGGCAAGTTCCTGACGCCGGTCGGGACCTGGAACGAGATTCACCCTGACCCGCTGACGTGGACGGTCTCGCGCCCGGTCGCCAGCTATGCCACGTTCCCGGCGTTCACCACGGGCGTCCAGGCCTTCGGCACGTGGGCCACCGCCGACCGCGACGTGGACTACAACGTCTTCGTCCAGCACAACGCATCGATCGATCGCAGCACGGGTGATCGACGAACCGAACGGATGGTCGGCGGGCGCGTGCGACTGCGCCAGGGGCGCGTGGAGGTGGGCGTCCCCGCCGTCCGCTATACCGAACGCGACACCGGCGACGTGGTGACGTTCTCGGGAGCCGATCTCGTGGCGCGCACCGGACGGCTGGAACTGCGCGGCGAGGCAACGGCCGGCCGCGTGCGCTCGATCGACGGCGATGCGCGGGCCGAATACGCCGCGTATCTTCAGGGCGTGGTGGCGCTGACCGATCGGCTGTTCGTCGTCGGCCGGCAGGAGCGGGCGCACAGCCGCGACGAGCTCACCTACACGGCCACCAGCGCCGGGTTGCTCTTCCGCCCGCTGCCGGCCATGTCCTTCAAGCTGGAGTTCCAGGGACGTTCCGGCCGGCTCCTCACGACCGACGCCCCGAAAGGCAACCAGCTGCTGGCCAGTTTCGGCGTGCTGTTCTGA
- a CDS encoding thioesterase family protein, whose protein sequence is MASFFQIRKKVHWSDTDAAGVVWFPNFLRWFEDAEEELFASLGRSRQSLLDSHQFGMPRVEVHSKFRAPARAGQIVRVGISTTVENPRRLHHAFEIRDDQSGQLLAEGFVRVACVDSGTWSARDLPEDVLRLVSGLPDLADRQARGAVELPWT, encoded by the coding sequence ATGGCGTCGTTCTTTCAGATTCGCAAGAAAGTGCACTGGTCCGACACCGACGCGGCCGGCGTGGTCTGGTTCCCGAACTTCCTGCGCTGGTTCGAAGACGCGGAAGAAGAGCTGTTCGCGTCGCTCGGGCGATCGCGGCAGTCGCTGCTCGACTCGCACCAGTTCGGCATGCCGCGCGTCGAAGTGCATTCGAAGTTTCGCGCGCCGGCGCGCGCCGGCCAGATCGTCCGCGTCGGCATCAGCACCACGGTCGAGAACCCTCGCCGCCTGCATCACGCATTCGAGATTCGCGACGACCAGTCGGGTCAGCTGCTCGCCGAAGGGTTCGTGCGCGTGGCATGCGTCGATTCCGGCACGTGGTCCGCGCGCGACCTGCCCGAGGATGTGCTGAGGCTCGTGTCGGGCCTGCCGGACCTCGCCGATCGCCAGGCCCGGGGCGCGGTCGAGCTACCATGGACCTAG
- a CDS encoding class I SAM-dependent methyltransferase, whose translation MQSKICTLMEGYEGWDDYAPFYDWENAQTVGRRDIAFWTRMASAAKGPVLELGCGTGRVALPAARGGATIVGIDRSAPMLARARTRVKRARLQSQVQLVRGDIRHLPFPDRTFPLVMAPYGILQSLLAERDLARTLDAVTRVLTKKGTFGLELVADLPAWDEYSKRISMRGKRGPNGKPITLIESVRQDRARHITRFEQEFIEGRGKAASRKKFSLAFRTLTVPQMVRRLEKAGLEVSALLGDYQGGPWDLRAEVWIILARRG comes from the coding sequence GTGCAGAGTAAGATCTGCACTCTGATGGAAGGCTACGAGGGCTGGGACGACTACGCGCCGTTCTACGACTGGGAGAACGCGCAAACGGTGGGCCGGCGCGACATCGCGTTCTGGACGCGCATGGCGTCGGCGGCCAAGGGTCCCGTGCTCGAGCTGGGCTGCGGCACCGGGCGCGTGGCGCTGCCGGCGGCGCGCGGGGGCGCCACCATTGTCGGCATCGATCGATCGGCGCCGATGCTCGCGCGGGCGCGAACCCGCGTGAAGCGCGCGCGCCTGCAATCGCAGGTGCAGCTCGTGCGCGGCGACATCCGGCACCTGCCATTTCCCGACCGCACCTTCCCGCTCGTGATGGCGCCGTACGGCATCCTGCAGTCGCTCCTCGCGGAACGGGACCTGGCCAGGACCCTTGATGCCGTCACGCGGGTCCTGACGAAGAAAGGGACGTTCGGCCTCGAACTGGTGGCCGACCTGCCGGCCTGGGACGAGTACTCGAAGCGGATCAGCATGCGGGGCAAGCGCGGGCCCAACGGCAAGCCGATTACCCTGATTGAGTCGGTCAGGCAGGACCGGGCCCGGCACATCACCCGCTTCGAGCAGGAGTTCATCGAGGGCCGCGGCAAGGCCGCGTCCCGGAAGAAATTCTCCCTCGCGTTCCGGACCCTGACGGTGCCGCAAATGGTGCGCCGGCTCGAAAAAGCGGGTCTTGAGGTGTCGGCGCTGCTGGGGGACTACCAGGGAGGCCCCTGGGACCTTCGCGCCGAAGTCTGGATCATCCTGGCCCGGCGGGGGTAA
- a CDS encoding YebC/PmpR family DNA-binding transcriptional regulator, with amino-acid sequence MSGHSKWHTIKHKKGAADAKRGKIFTRLIKELTVAARGGGGDPGMNPRLRSIIAAAKEVNMPADNIKKAIQRGTGELPGVIYDEITYEAYGPGGSALIIETLTDNKNRTVGELRHMLEKHAGNLGATNSVAWMFTKKGHIVVEKTKADEEKLLTVTLEAGADDVQDDGDSWEVLSDPAAFEAVRDAVKGMGIEPASAQVAMLPQNYVKLTGTPASQMIRLMDALDDHEDVKQVWSNFDIEEKEIEASLA; translated from the coding sequence ATGTCCGGCCATTCCAAGTGGCACACGATTAAGCACAAGAAGGGCGCAGCCGACGCCAAGCGCGGCAAGATTTTCACGCGCCTGATCAAGGAACTCACCGTGGCTGCGCGCGGCGGCGGCGGCGATCCCGGCATGAACCCGCGTTTGCGGAGCATCATCGCGGCGGCCAAAGAAGTGAACATGCCGGCCGACAACATCAAGAAGGCGATTCAGCGCGGCACGGGAGAACTGCCGGGCGTCATCTATGACGAGATCACGTACGAGGCGTATGGCCCCGGCGGGTCGGCGCTCATCATCGAAACGTTGACCGACAACAAGAACCGGACGGTCGGCGAGCTGCGCCACATGCTCGAGAAGCACGCCGGCAACCTCGGCGCCACCAACTCGGTGGCGTGGATGTTCACCAAGAAGGGCCACATCGTCGTCGAAAAGACCAAGGCCGACGAGGAAAAGCTCCTGACCGTGACCCTCGAAGCCGGCGCCGATGACGTGCAGGACGATGGCGACAGCTGGGAAGTGCTGAGCGACCCGGCGGCCTTCGAAGCCGTGCGCGACGCGGTCAAGGGGATGGGCATCGAGCCGGCCAGCGCGCAGGTGGCGATGCTGCCGCAGAACTACGTGAAGCTCACTGGCACGCCCGCCAGCCAGATGATCCGGCTGATGGACGCGCTCGACGACCACGAAGACGTCAAGCAGGTGTGGTCGAACTTCGACATCGAGGAGAAGGAGATCGAGGCGTCGCTGGCGTGA
- the ruvC gene encoding crossover junction endodeoxyribonuclease RuvC — MRVFGIDPGSQRTGYGCVDSDGRRHQLVSCGAIRAGVAATFPEQLSLIYRELSALIAEHRPECVAIENIFHAVNARSALKLGHARGVAMLAATEAGVTVVEYTPAEVKRAVVGYGRAEKPQVAQMVKLLLGLDEVPTPHDAADALAVAICHLHGGKGTPKGRPAKGGKAATSWRHYQPAARAAR, encoded by the coding sequence GTGAGAGTGTTTGGCATCGATCCCGGCTCCCAGCGCACGGGCTATGGCTGTGTCGACAGCGATGGCCGGCGCCACCAGCTGGTGTCATGCGGCGCCATACGCGCCGGGGTTGCCGCCACGTTTCCCGAGCAGCTGTCCCTGATCTACCGCGAGCTGAGCGCGCTCATCGCCGAGCACCGTCCCGAGTGCGTGGCCATCGAGAACATCTTTCATGCCGTGAACGCGCGCAGTGCCCTGAAGCTGGGGCACGCGCGCGGCGTCGCCATGCTGGCGGCGACCGAGGCGGGCGTGACTGTCGTCGAGTACACCCCGGCCGAGGTCAAGCGCGCGGTGGTGGGGTACGGCCGCGCCGAGAAGCCGCAAGTCGCGCAGATGGTGAAGTTGTTGCTGGGTCTCGACGAGGTGCCGACACCCCACGATGCCGCGGACGCGCTGGCGGTGGCGATTTGCCACCTGCACGGCGGCAAGGGCACGCCGAAAGGCAGGCCGGCTAAGGGCGGCAAGGCGGCGACCAGCTGGCGGCACTACCAGCCGGCGGCGCGGGCGGCGCGATGA
- the ruvA gene encoding Holliday junction branch migration protein RuvA translates to MIAHLRGRVFEKHPNRLIVDVTGVGYDVLVPLSTFYTCGDPGAEISLRIHTHVREDQLALYGFATPLELAMFERLIAVSGIGPKLALAVLSGIEPRDLAGAILRNDLARLTAIPGVGKKTAERMCVELRDRLPKTIDAAGAAPAPADALRDDLVSALINLGYHRQAIDKTIETLLSTATAPRFEDVLRAALKDLSRA, encoded by the coding sequence ATGATCGCGCATCTTCGCGGGCGCGTCTTCGAGAAGCACCCGAACCGCCTGATTGTTGACGTGACCGGCGTCGGCTACGACGTGCTGGTGCCGCTGTCCACGTTCTACACGTGCGGTGATCCGGGCGCGGAGATCTCGCTGCGCATCCACACCCACGTGCGCGAGGACCAGCTGGCGCTGTATGGATTTGCCACCCCGCTCGAGCTGGCGATGTTCGAGCGCCTGATTGCGGTGAGTGGCATCGGGCCGAAGCTGGCGCTCGCCGTGCTGTCGGGCATCGAGCCGCGGGACCTCGCCGGCGCGATCCTCCGCAACGACCTGGCGCGCCTCACCGCGATCCCGGGCGTCGGCAAGAAGACGGCCGAGCGCATGTGCGTGGAGCTGCGCGATCGGCTGCCGAAGACCATCGACGCCGCGGGCGCGGCGCCGGCCCCGGCCGACGCGCTGCGCGACGACCTGGTGTCGGCGCTGATCAATCTCGGCTACCATCGGCAGGCGATCGACAAGACGATCGAGACACTGTTGTCCACCGCCACCGCGCCGCGCTTCGAAGACGTCCTGCGGGCCGCGCTCAAGGACCTGTCACGTGCATAG
- the ruvB gene encoding Holliday junction branch migration DNA helicase RuvB → MTDPRLMTPSRVDDDAQDEAGLRPRRLDEYIGQDRVREQLHVSITAARQRGEHLDHTLLYGPPGLGKTTLAYVIANELGTAIRTTSGPVIEKPGDLAGILSNLQPREVLFIDEIHRMSPAIEEILYPAMEDFELDIVIGQGPGARSVKVPVEPFTLIGATTRAGLLTSPLRARFGIVHRLDFYDARDIEEIVRRSARILNVPMDDAAAAEIAGRSRGTPRIVNRLLRRVRDYAQVRADGRITVDVARAAMALLDVDQYGFDESDRRLVLTIIEKFNGGPVGLGSLAAALSEEADAIEDMYEPYLIQIGFLERTPRGRVATARAYEYFGRTMPGRGLF, encoded by the coding sequence ATGACCGATCCGCGCCTGATGACGCCGTCGCGCGTGGACGACGACGCGCAAGACGAAGCCGGCCTGCGCCCGCGCCGCCTGGACGAATACATCGGCCAGGATCGCGTGCGCGAGCAGTTGCACGTGTCGATCACGGCGGCCCGCCAGCGCGGCGAGCATCTCGATCACACGCTGCTGTACGGCCCGCCCGGCCTCGGCAAGACCACGCTCGCCTACGTGATCGCCAACGAGTTGGGCACGGCGATCCGGACCACGTCGGGGCCGGTGATCGAGAAGCCGGGCGACCTGGCCGGCATCCTGTCGAACCTGCAGCCGCGCGAGGTCCTGTTCATCGACGAGATCCACCGGATGTCGCCGGCGATCGAAGAGATCCTGTATCCGGCGATGGAAGACTTCGAGCTCGACATCGTGATTGGCCAGGGGCCCGGCGCCCGCTCGGTCAAGGTGCCGGTGGAGCCGTTCACGCTGATTGGCGCGACGACGCGGGCCGGCCTGCTGACCTCGCCGCTGCGGGCGCGCTTCGGCATCGTGCACCGGCTGGACTTCTACGACGCGCGCGACATCGAGGAGATCGTCCGCCGGTCGGCGCGCATCCTCAACGTGCCGATGGACGACGCGGCGGCGGCCGAGATTGCCGGCCGCTCGCGCGGCACCCCGCGCATCGTCAACCGGCTGCTGCGGCGCGTGCGCGACTACGCGCAGGTGCGGGCCGACGGCCGCATCACGGTGGACGTGGCGCGCGCGGCGATGGCGCTGCTCGACGTCGATCAGTACGGGTTCGACGAGAGCGATCGGCGTCTGGTGTTGACGATCATCGAGAAGTTCAACGGCGGCCCGGTGGGGTTGGGCAGCCTGGCGGCGGCGCTCAGTGAAGAAGCCGACGCCATCGAAGACATGTACGAGCCGTATCTGATCCAGATCGGCTTCCTGGAACGCACACCGCGCGGACGTGTCGCCACGGCCCGCGCTTACGAATACTTCGGGCGCACCATGCCCGGGAGGGGGTTGTTTTGA